Genomic DNA from Shouchella patagoniensis:
ACTATACGTCTATCTTAACGTATCAAATGGAGGATCGACTGACAATCATTTTATCTACGTTTAAGAATAATTAAGAAAGGAAATAAGATAAGGGAGAGGAATAAAGGAGGATTTTTAAAATGACTTTTCAAGCATATGTATTAAGAAAAGATGGAGACAATGTGATAAATCAGATTGAGCAATGGGAACCTGAACAGTTAACGCAGGGAAATACACTTATAAAAGTCGCTTATTCAAGTGTTAATTATAAAGATGCCTTGGTTGCTCGAAAAGGTGATTTAGCGGATATCACCCCGCTTATTCCTGGTATCGATTTAGCTGGAACAGTCATTGAGTCATCAGAACCTTCCCTCCAAGAAGGGCAAGAAGTTATCGCAACAAGTTATCGTATCGGAACTGGTCATAATGGTGGTTATGCACAACTTGCTCGGGTACCAAGTGAATGGGTCATTCCGTTGCCTGACGGGTTGTCATTAAAGGAAGCGATGGCGCTTGGAACCGCTGGACTGACAGCTGCTTTATCGATTCGAAAATTAGAGAACAATGGATTAAATCCAAGTAAGGGACCGGTTGTTGTTCCTGGAGCAACAGGTGGGGTAGGCAGTTTAGCGGTTCATATGTTAGCGAATCTGGGATATGAGGTGATTGCCGGTACAGGGAAAAAAGAGGCTCACTCATTTTTAAAACAACTTGGCGCTTCAAAAGTAGTAGATCGTAGCGATTTAGAAGAAACGAATCGTAAAACAACGCGTAAAGCAGAGTGGGCAGGAGCTGTTGATGCGGTTGGTGGAAAAACACTCTCGTATCTATTAACAACAATAAAACGAGGGGGTTCAGTTGCCACAAGTGGGTTTACAGGAGGAATAGACATTGAAACAAACGTAATGCCTTTTATCGGAAGGGGAATCAATTGGCTCGGGATTGATTCAGTGACATGTTCAATGTCAGAGCGCTCACATGCGTGGAAAAGGTTAGGAAGTGACTTAAAGCCGACACGATTGAACGAGCTGATAAGAGAAGTATCGTTAGAACAATTAGAAGAAGTATTTGATGAGGTGCTTGCAGGAGAAGGTATAGGTAGAACGGTGGTAAAACTATAAAGAAAGAAGAGCCATCCCAGAGGTGGCTCTTCTTTTAATAACTTTGCTATTAAAGGCTTCCAGCACCAACATAGTGTTGGCTCCAATAAGAATTGTTTAAGCTAGCTGTCTCAACGCCTCGTGATCCAGCATGAACGAATTCATTATTTCCAATATAGATTCCTGCATGAGAGATATATGAACCAGAGTCATATGTACCAGAGAAGAAGACAATGTCACCAACACTTGGGCTTCCTTTAGAAGAAGCATCATACATAGCTTGAGCAGTTCTTGGAATGCTTTTACCTTGTGAATTAAATACATAATTGATAAAGCCACTGCAATCAAATCCGCTTGGAGAAGTACCACCCCATGCGTAAGGAGCACCAGTTTGGTTTAAAGCAGTTTGTACAAGACCACCTGATGAAGCTGGCGCTTTATTTGAAACTGTTTCACCTGCAACTTCTGTGCTTACTTCTTCATTTACTTCAGGAGTAGATGCAGTTGAAGTAGAGTTAGAAGAGCTTGATTCTGTATTAGTAGTAGCTGTAGAGTTGTTAGTTGTAGTATTAGTAGATACGTTGCTAGTAGAAGCTGTAGCTTGTCCACCTGCGTTTAAAGCTTTTTGCGTGGCAGGACCGGCAATACCATCAACTTGTAAATTGTTATTTTCTTGGAATTTACGAACAGATTGTTCTGTTTGAGGTCCGTAAATATTATCTTGTGGAATTCCAAGCTGTCCTTGAATTTTACCAACTGTTTCATTCGTATCACCATAACGAACTGTTGTAACCGCTGCTTGGTTTGTATTTGATTCTGTTTGTTCAGAAGTTGTTTGAGTTTGAGCTTGTTTCTTTTCAGCTGCATCAACTTTATTCATATCAACATTTGCGTCAGCCGTTTGACTTGTTGCAATTGTTGCTGTAGTAGCTAGTCCCATTATTACTGATGTACGTACAACTAATTTCTTAACATTTGCCTTAAACATAATATATTCCCCCATAAGTTTAAATAATAAACATGACGTAATGTCATCGATTTGTTTTCCCAGTTCCTAATCTAACGTACGAACATCACAATCAGTTTGTGATTATGTTACAAACTGATTACAATTGGTTTTCTTTACCTATGAAATTTGTAATCTAACAAATCATTTTAGGTGATAATGGCTAAATTCGTAGCTCATTCCCGACAAAAACTGCATGTAGCGTACTGTATTTGGCAATTTCTCATCAATCCAAAACAGAATTGTGTGTTTTTTGTATGCATTTGCTCTAAACGTAAAAATAATTGGAACATAAACTAATGAAAAAGGCGGAGATGTGTCGCTTACGATCGAATGAAGGGATCGGTCTGGTGAAAAACATTCCTCTGAGGAGCAGGATGGTGTGATAGAAACAGTTTCGTTTATGTAAGTAAAGACGTTATCGGAAAACTTATTTTTATATCCAAATCAAACGTATCAGTTGTTACTAGGAGATGAATTAAAAAACGGCCAACAACCGGCCTATTGCTCGGGAACCGTCCAAAGGATTATACGCCTGAATACACGTAAGAACATTATAGTGACAGAATGATTGCTCAATCATTTCTGAAGATGAATGTGGTGGCATTTTCGCTTGACTGGATTAATTTAAAGGAAATGCACGTTAAAGGTCTTGTATATAAAGCGAGCACGAATAGGTGGGTCTTCAATATGTACCAGTGCCAACTCATATTTATCGTAGACATCTACATCAAAAAGGGTTTAATACATTTTTGAAGAACTTCGAATTAAAAAACGGGACCGTCAGAGGAAATTACGCATTTGTCGAAAGGTCTCACGCCCTCAGTTTAAATACTGTAAAAAAGAGGCGACTTGTATTAATTGAGGTCAATTTCAGACATGGATATAAAGGGTTGAAAATAATTGATCAGAATGCTTATTTTAATGTAAGTTGGCAGCCTTTCCGTTATGTATCAGCAGCACAGGGATCTACACCATAAATAAGTAAAAATAAGTTGATGACTCATGACAATACGAAAACCCCGCACCAACAAAGGTGCGGGGTTTTGTTTAAGCCTTCGTAACAATGATTTTACCTTCTTTAGCATCCACGCTCACATGGCTAATTTGATCATCATCGATCACGAGCTCAGTAATGTCATCTTCAATTGTATCCTGGATAACACGACGGAGTGGTCTTGCGCCAAATGATGGGTGGTAACCTTGTTTTGCAAGTTCTTTTTTGGCTTGCTCACTTACGTCCATCGTAATGTTTTGAAGTGCAAGACGATTATTCAAGTCATCCAACATCACATCAACAATTTCAACTAAATTATCTTCAGTCAATTGGTTAAACTCGATTAGGGCATCAAAACGATTAAGGAATTCTGGCTTAAAGTAATCGTTTAGATTTTCTAAAATACCTAGTGTTTTTTGTTGTTCTGCATTAAAGCCAAGAGAAGGCTTGTTAATGCCAACACCTGCATTCGAGGTCATAATCACCATTGTATCTTTGAATGATACAACACGACCTTGACTATCCGTTAACCGGCCATCTTCCATGATTTGTAGAAACATATGCTGTACGTCAGGATGTGCTTTTTCAATTTCATCGAGCAAAATAATGCTGTAAGGGTTATGACGTACTTGTTCAGTTAGTTGTCCACCTTCTTCATGACCAACATAGCCAGGAGGAGAACCAATTAGTTTTGAAACGGAGTGCTTCTCCATAAATTCACTCATATCAAGGCGAATCATACTTTCTTTCTTACCATATACTTCTTGAGCTAACTGCTTTGTCAACTCGGTTTTACCGACACCTGTGGGGCCGACAAATAAGAAACTAATCGGACGGTTACCAGCTTTGAGACCCGCACGACTTCGTTTGACTGCTTTAGCTGTTTTTGAAACAGCATCTTCTTGTCCAATTACTTTACTGGCAAGCCGAGAACCCAAATCTCTCATTTTTTGTTGTTCAGCTTTTTGAAGTTTTTGTACTGGAATACCTGTTTGTCGTTCAATTAAACCTTGTATATCTTCAAGCTTTACTTCAATCGGTTTTATTTCTGATTCAGCTGCTTGAAGTTTGGTTTTAAGTGTCGCTTCTTCATCACGTAAAGATGCGGCTTCTTCGTAGCGTTCTTGTCTCGTCGCTGCTTGTTTCCGGTCTTGAATATCAGCTAGTCGTTTTTCAATTGTCGCTTTATCCTCGTGGTTAGAGGCTAAGGATAAACGTGAACCAACTTCATCAAGTAAATCAATCGCCTTATCAGGTAAGAAACGATCTTGAATGTAGCGGTCAGATAAGTTTATACATGCTTCTAATATGTCATCAGAGTAGCGAACACCATGATAACGCTCATAAACTGTTTTTAGACCTTTAAGAATTTCAAGTGCTTGATCGAGTGTAGGTTCTTTTACAGTGACAGGTTGAAAACGACGTTCAAGCGCAGCATCTTTTTCAATTTTGCGGTACTCAGAAAGAGTTGTAGCCCCAATCAATTGCATGTTTCCACGTGCAAGAGCTGGTTTCAGTAAATTGCTTGCATCCATATTGCCTTCTCCTGATGCTCCGGCTCCAACCATCATGTGTAGTTCATCAATAAACAAAATCATATCTTCACGTTCGCTAATTTCATCAATTAATTGTTGCATTCGCTCTTCAAACTGCCCCCGATAACTTGTACCTGCAACCAATGAAGCAAAGTCAAGTGAAAAAATCTGCTTGTTTGCTAATTTAATTGGCACATTACCGTTTGCGATTCGTAAAGCCAACCCTTCGGCGATAGCTGTTTTACCAACACCGGCCTCGCCAATTAAAACGGGGTTGTTTTTCGTACGACGGCTTAGGACTTGTATAACCCGTTCAACTTCATCGTCGCGTCCAATAACTGGATCGATTTCTCCATTACGTGCAGAAGAAGTCAAATTATGACCAAATTGATTCAGAAAACTTTCTTCTTCAGGTTCTTGTTCTTTCGTTCGTATATGTCCACTTTGGTCAGAAGATTGTTGACCCATAAATTGATTAAACAGAGATTGAAATTGATTTGATTGTCCTTGAGATTGTTGCATTTCACGGAAACAAGTCTCACACAATGCGACTTGTTTTTTATGTTGATTTAAAACTACATTCAACGATACCGCAGCTTCACGAGATTGACAGTGTTGACATTTCATGGACTCATTCCTCCTAATATAATAAATGTACGTTTTGACTTTGACTATATTTGACCTTTTTGTTGTAAAAAAAAGCCATTAACGAGTAGTGGCTGATTACTATACGTTTATTATAACTGACCATTTTTGACTTTTCAAGTAGTCTGCTTAAATTTTTTATTTAAAAGGTCAGGAAACATAAGATATCACTTGTTGAATCCAATGTCAAACTCTCGCAGAAAACAGTTAGTTGTAAAAGAATAGATGTTTTTAAACGAAGTGATTGTTTTTTGTGAGTAAGCACATTTTCGTTATTTGGGAAACTCTTTTAACCAAAATGTGTTTATGATTCAAAAATGGGTCGTAAAGCACATAAATTGAATCTTCCTTATGACAACTATACAATATGGACAGTCACGATAAAAAGGAAGGTTTAATTAATGAAAAAAAATATAAAGTTATCTGCATTGAATTTAGCTCCGGTACAAGAGGGGAAATCAGTTGGAGAAGCGCTTAATCGAACAATAACGAGCGCTAAGGCGATTGAATCATACGGTTATCATCGTTTTTGGGTCGCTGAACACCACAATATGCCTGGAATTGCTAGTTCCGCAACAGCTGTCTTAATTGGTCAAATTGCTCAAGCAACGTCAACAATTCGAGTTGGGTCAGGCGGAATTATGTTACCAAACCATGCGCCTCTTGTTATTGCCGAACAATTTGGTACACTAAATGCACTTTTTCCAAATCGAATTGATTTAGGTTTAGGAAGAGCTCCAGGCACAGATCAGCTTACTGCTCACGCGCTCCGGCGTCACGGGCAAGACGCAAATGACTTTCCTGCATTAGTTGACGAACTGCAACAGTATTTTCAACCAGAAAATGCAACGAATCGGGTTCGTGCAATTCCTGGGGAAGGAGAACAAGTGCCAGTTTGGCTTCTTGGTTCAAGTGGTTTTAGTGCGCAATTGGCAGGAGAACTCGGGTTGCCTTTTGCGTTTGCAGGGCATTTTTCACCAAAGCACATAATTCCGGCATTAAATATTTATCGTGATTCGTTTAAACCATCGGCACAAATGAGTGAGCCTTATAGTATGGTAGCAATTAATGCTATTTCTGCGACAACTTCCGAAGAAGCAGAAATACTAGCCTCAACTTTGTACCAACAATTTCTTTCAATGATACGAAATAGACCAGGAAAAATTCAATCAGCCGTTTCGAACATGGAAGAGTTATGGTCGCCTTACGAAAAACAATTAGTTATGGAACAACTTGGGGGGTCATTTATTGGGCATGCAAATGAGGTTGCCAACCAACTTCGAGAATTCGCTTTTAAAACCGGAGCTAATGAATTAATGCTTCATACAAATATATACGACGAACAAAAACAACTTCAGTCATTTAAGTTAATCGCTGAAGCATGGAATAAAGAAGATTAATAATGAGAAAAGACCTGATTTCCATAAAAATCAGGTCTTTTTTTATGGATTGTATTGGGAAATAAACTACTTTGGCGCTTGCCCTCATACACTTTATAAACAACGTGCAAAAGGGGGCCAGAAAGCAATGCTTTTTATTTTTCAAGTTCTTGTTTGGCTGAGCGTAAGCGGGCTAGCCTTCTATGTATTTGCATCATGGAAATGGGCAGAACAGACAAAGAAGCGGCTTCCCATTATTCGAAAAGCATGGTATGCCTTGTTTACAGTTGGAGCGGCTCTTACTTGGACGATCTATCCAGATAGTTTGTTTATAAAGTGGCACCATTATTTGATTGTAGCTTGTTTATTTGTTGTTGTAGACATATTTATTTTCTTAAGTGCTTATATTCAACGAATTGGCTCAAATGTATTTACAATCGATACAGGTCAGTTGATTGAAGCAAATGATCAAGTCTTACAAACACAACAAGAACGACTAAAAGCATTTTTTCGTTTATTAAAAAGTGATCCGATCAATGTCTATTACGGGGGGGATCGTGCATATATTACGGGTGTGAGAGAAATTCTTATGAAATATGCCGAGAAGACAGAGGTCGAGGCTAGTGTTTTCCCTTTCATGACAAAAGGGGATAAAGATCATTTGCTTACCCATTTTAAAGATCGCATTACAGTTAGCGCTACTTTAGAACGCCAAGATGTTTATTATGGAGAGAAAGAAAAGTTAATCTTTATACCTGTGATTTTACAAGGCAACCATCATGTAATAAAACTGTCATCAGAGGAACGTTTAACAGAGTTTGATGCACTATTGTTTGCGACACTAGTGGCGATTTATGACTTGCTGTCTTCTGGCAGTGAAGAGGAGCAAGACGACCCTTTGAATCAGGCGCACCAGATTAACTAGGGAGGAATAGGGTATTGTATAACAAAACGTCCCGAGTAGGTGAAAGTTAATGAAGAAAAAGACGAAGAAGTCAACAAGCAGTGTGCTGCCAGCTTTTGCTGCTTCTCCGTTTACGGTTAATTTACAAAAGAAAAACAAGGAAGCGATTCAATTGTACGAGAAATGGAAATCAGGAAAAATAAAAAAAGCACGCTAAAAGCAGAATGGGCCCTTTCCATTCTGCTTTTTTAATGGTTATCATTTGCTAAAATCGACTAAATTCGATACGGTAAGAGGAACACAAAATGAAAGAAGGCTTAATTGGATGAAGCTCAGTATCCTCGACCAAGTACCGCGCTCTAGCGAAACAACAAATGAAATTGCTTTAAAAGAAACCGCAGATCTCGCTTTGGCTGCAGAAAGCTTGGGGTACCACCGCTATTGGGTTGCTGAACACCACGATTTACATGGGCTTTTGTCACCGGCTCCTGAAATACTACTTGCTTATATTGGAGCAAAGACGAATTCGATTCGACTTGGCGCTGGTGCGATATTGCTTCCTCACTATGCACCATACAAGGTCGCGGAAACCTTTAATATGTTAGCAAATTTGTTTCCGGGAAGAGTTGATTTAGGTCTTGGCCGTTCTCCTGGTGGCTCAGCAGAGTCCTCGGAAGCATTATCAGGCAACTTTATTGAACGGGTTCATACAATGGATGAACGAGTGGAGGAGTTGATGCACTTCTTGGAGCGGGATTTTCCTGACGATCACAAATACAGCAAGCTTCAAGCTGTTCCTATCCCATTTGAGGCACCAACGGCCTACATTTTAGGAACATCAAAAAAGAGTGCTGCACTCGCCGCAAAACATAATCTACATTATGTGTACGGACATTTTATGAATCAGAAAGATAGTGACGAGGTGATCGCGCATTATCGTAAGCGTCAGACAGGAAACCAAAAGGCAATCGTAGGTGTTTCTGTTCTATGTGCTGAAACGCAAGAACGAGCTGAGAAGCTATACCGTTCTGTTCAAATATGGCATGCTTATAATGAACAACAAGAACCACTTAACTCAATTCCTACTTTGGCAGAAGCAGACTACTTGTTAAGGCAATTAGACGAGAAGAAACGTAAAGAGATCACATCCAAAAAACATGGAGCGATTGTTGGGGACAAGTACCATGTCAAAAGAAAACTTGATGAACTTTCTCTTGAGCTGAATGTAGATGAGTTTATTGTACTTACGCACGCTCCAGAGCTTCGTGATCGCTTGCACTCGTATCGTTTACTAGCAGAAGTATATCCTCAATTAGTATCTCTGTAAAAAAAGACCTTCGCGGGTCTTTTTTTATTTGCGTAAATAATTTCACATACCGAATGATGAAACTAAAGAAAAACAAGCACCAACCTACACTAAACGCATAGGCTACAACAAAAGCTTAACAAATGAGGTGTCCTGATGGATGTATACAAAAATGTCCATGAATTGATTGGTCGTACACCAATGATCGAGTTAACATCGTTTGTTTTGCCAAACAATGTACGGTTATTTGCAAAACTAGAATTTTTAAATCCAGGAGGCAGTATTAAAGACCGATTAGGAGTGAAGTTATTACGTGATGCAATTGAGAAGAATAAAATTACTTCTTCCGGTACTTTAATTGAACCAACTGCTGGTAATACGGGAATCGCATTGGCACTTGCAGCTATAGGAACCGAGGTTAAAGTAATATGTGTTGTGCCTAATTCATTTAGTATTGAAAAGCAACAAATCATGAGAGCATTAGGTGCTACTGTCATTAATACGCCAAGTGAATACGGTATAAAAGGGGCAATTGCTCATGCAAAAAAATTAGAACAATCAATGAAAGATACGTTTTGCCCACAGCAATTTCATAATCATGCAAACCCTGCAACCTATTTTGAAACACTTGGTCCAGAAATTGATGCTCAATTAAATGGCCATATCGATGTATTTATCGCAGGTGCAGGGTCGGGAGGAACGTTTTCTGGAACAGCAACCTATTTAAAGAAACAGTACCCTGGAATTCGGACAGTGGTTGTTGAACCTGAAGGATCGATTTTAAATGGCGGGGAAATTGGCCCGCATCGAACAGAAGGAATTGGGATGGAGTTTATTCCTGATTTCGTTCATACAACTTATTTTGACGAAATTTATACAGTTTCAGATAAAGTCGCATTTAAACGAACAGCGGAAATTGCCAGGAAAGCAGGCTTGTTAGTTGGGAGTTCCTCTGGAGCAGTGCTAGAAGCTGCTCTACATGAAGCATATTTGGCTAAAGCAGGTTCTCATTTAGTTACTGTGTTTCCAGATGGCGCAGAACGATATTTAAGTAAGGGTATATATGAGGGGGGAATCGATTGAGGAAAAAAACGCAACTTATACATGGTGGGATAGGGATTGACCAAGTGACTGGTGCAGTAACGCAACCGATTCAGCTAGCAAGTACGTTTAAGCAAGATGGCATTGGCAACTTCTTGTATGAATATGGTCGCACCGGAAATCCTACACGGAATGCTCTTGAATCTTTATTAGCTGATTTAGAAAGTGGCGTACAGGGTTTTGCTTTTTCATCCGGGATGGCAGCGATCACTGCAGTTATGAAACTGTTCTCTGCTGGTGATCATATCCTTGTAACCGATGACGTTTACGGTGGGACCTTTCGGTTATTTACAAAAGTGTTGAATGAAGAAGGAATTCATGTCGATTTTGTTGATACTGCGGATTTAAGCGCTGTGGAGACACGGATACACGCGAAAACGAAAGCCTTGTTTTTGGAAACACCAACAAACCCACTTCTAAAAGTGACAGACATACGGAAAATAGCTGCATTAGCTACTAGTCATAAACTCATTACCATTGTGGATAATACCTTCGCCACACCTTATTGGCAAAATCCATTGCTGCTTGGTGCTGATATCGTTTTGCATAGTGCAACCAAATATTTAGGGGGCCATAGTGATCTCATAGCTGGTGCAGTCATTGTAAAAGAAGAAAAGATTGCAGAAAGAATTGGTTTTATTCAAAATGCAACTGGAGCCGTCCTTGGTCCTAGTGACAGCTGGCTACTAATGAGGGGGATAAAAACTCTTGGCGTTAGGATGGAAGAGATTGAAACAAATGCTCGTCAGATCGTGAAGTATTTGCGAAGTCATCCAAATGTTGATCGTGTCTACTATCCAGGGATTGTTGATCATCCGGGTCATACCACGCATGCTTTGCAAGCTAGGGGTTTTGGAGGAATTATCTCATTTACAACATTGACAGAAGAAATCGCAAACAATGTCATTACGAATACCACTTACTTTACGTTAGCAGAAAGCCTTGGCGCAGTTGAAAGTCTCATTTCAATTCCAGCAAAAATGACACATGCATCCATTCCTATCGAAAGAAGAGAAGCTTTAGGCATCACGAACTCGCTAATCCGCTTATCAATTGGCTTAGAAGATGTGGAAGACTTAGCTGAAGATTTGGAAATTGGATTAACCTAAAGGTCGCAGCCAGAAGCGACCTTTTTTGTGTTTGTGTTTTTTGTTCTATGCTACACTATGAAAGAATGAATACAAAGGAGTCTTACAATCAATGAAATTTGTCTCATGGAATGTGAATGGAATCCGAGCATGCGTTAAAAAAGGATTTTTAGACTTTTTTAATGAGATTGATGCCGACTTTTTCTGTTTACAAGAAACAAAATTACAAGAAGGTCAAATTGAGCTTCATTTAGCTGGTTATGAACAATATTGGAATTATGCAGAGAGAAAAGGCTACTCTGGCACAGCCATTTTCACTAAACATACTCCTCTGGCCATTACATATGGTATTGGTGAAGAGTTTCCTGATGATGAAGGCCGTGTTGTTACATTAGAGTACGAGCGATTTTTTTTAGTGACGATGTATACGCCAAACGCTAAACGTGATTTAAGTCGTTTGACGTATCGTTTACAATGGGAAAAAGCAGCTACCGCCTATTTAACTCAATTAAAAGAACAGAAGTCTGTTATTTTTTGTGGTGATTTAAATGTGGCTCATCAGCCAATTGATGTAAGAAATGACCGTTCAAATATCGGCAATGCTGGTTTTACCGATGAAGAGCGAGGGGCGTTTAATAGGTTGCTTGATGCTGGGTTTATTGATACATACCGCTACTTTTATCCAGATGATGCCGATTCATTTACGTGGTGGTCGTACATGGCAAAGGTTAGAGAACGGAATATTGGATGGCGGATTGATTATTTCTTAGTTGACCAACAACTACGACCAGCTCTAGTAGATGCGCATATTCATTCCTCCATATTCGGAAGCGATCATTGTCCTGTATCTGTTGATCTTCAGCTCACGACGACAAATAAATAAGACGCGCATTAGCGCGTCTTATTTATTTGCGTATGAAGAAACAACAAATGCTAAATCTTCATTTCCGAAAAGTTGTAGCACTTGTAGTACTGTTTCGCTAGCGATAGGTTCAGATTCTTCTTTTGAAACGGTTAATTCGAGCGCTCGGTTTAGCTCTTCATTTTCGGCTTGGTGTGGGTAGGCTTCAAAGTAAAGCGTTTTTGGATCCAGGTCGGAATTAACACACCACTGAGCAAAAACTAAGATCATCATTGCTTCATCTTGTTTAAAGGAAGCAATGATGTTTTTTTCGAGTTCGTTTTGGTCATTCATTTGGCTCACCCTTTGTTTTAATGTGTTTTCATCTTATCATATTAGTGGAGGTGACGAGATTGATTCGATTTGCTGTAGGCGCAATTATTATTATGGAGAATGAATTTCTTCTCGTGAAAAAACAAACAGTTGAAACACTGACAGGAAAACAATCAATCGCTTATGAGATTGATTTTGTCAAAGGAGGTCTAGAAACTGAGGAATGTAATGAAGCCGCATTATT
This window encodes:
- a CDS encoding exodeoxyribonuclease III, translating into MKFVSWNVNGIRACVKKGFLDFFNEIDADFFCLQETKLQEGQIELHLAGYEQYWNYAERKGYSGTAIFTKHTPLAITYGIGEEFPDDEGRVVTLEYERFFLVTMYTPNAKRDLSRLTYRLQWEKAATAYLTQLKEQKSVIFCGDLNVAHQPIDVRNDRSNIGNAGFTDEERGAFNRLLDAGFIDTYRYFYPDDADSFTWWSYMAKVRERNIGWRIDYFLVDQQLRPALVDAHIHSSIFGSDHCPVSVDLQLTTTNK